Part of the Quercus lobata isolate SW786 chromosome 6, ValleyOak3.0 Primary Assembly, whole genome shotgun sequence genome, AAAACGCAAAATCTGAATCAGATTATTAAAGCATAGACAAAACGATAAATGAATTAAGGAAAACCACGAGCTTACCGATTAAGAATAAATACAGAAAAGTATAAACGAAACCCTAATTGCGGCGAATAGGGACGAAACCGAGCCCTAGAAATCGggggagagagagggagagagagagttatggTCGCAAAGCGTTGAAAGAGTTTTGTTTGGTGATGTTTGAAGGGGTGAGCGAGAGGGTTTAAATATGCAGACGAGTTCGGTCAGATTGGAATATTTTGCACGCTTGATAAGATATTATAGTATAGATATGGTCAAGGAATATGGATAAGCCTTTCTTGAGggataagtaattttttttaattaataacaaacaatttttttttttaacaaataattatATGAGATTGTTTGGTTGTAGTTTctcaaaagcaaaaaatattgttttttttagggaaaaacaTAAACCAATAGATTAAGAAAAGCATgttaagagcatctccaacagtcCCTCTAAAGCCATTTTTGGACCACAAAACGTTGCTGTTCACGCTCCAGTGGCTTCTCCTAACGCAGAggttctctaaatttttttttgaagttgctacAGTAGTTCTCTTATTttagagaacactgtagcaactcTATTCccttattatatattaaaaaattaaacagtGGAATTTAATTtacaattctttctctctcccaaacgtttttccttcttctctatTGTCTGGTTTCTCTTCAGAAAGCTCCCTCTCTTCAAAAATGCCGCTCTCACGAAATTAACCCTTGCCGTtgctctctctcacaaaaatCTCGCACCATGTCTTTCACAAAAGAACTCGCACCATGCCTTTCAATCGAAGTTCGCTCAACCACCTGTGACGAAGAATAGAGTTCTGAAGCTCACCCTTTTCTATTGTTCTTCACCACTATGTGGgtttaggttttgggtttttggttcttttctcTCTGTCTGTCTTTCACTCTGTTCTTgatcttttctctattttttctatttaattaatCTTATTAGAGTCAATAAAATAATCTCAACCTTGAATATCGGTACCCaaaccaagaaaaacaaaaaaacccaaacaaaaacattgaGAATCTGAATATCGGTACCCAAACTTTAATCTTAttatgtctctttttttttttttttctttttttggtgtggaAATATTGAGAATTTGAATTCTGGGTTTTTTTGTAGCTAAAATTGTGATGGCAATGATGTTTGATCAATGAATTCATATTGGGTTTTGCATGTTTGTCATCTTTTCTTGGTGGGTTTTTGATATCTATGTGGTTGGAAtggtttttggaaaatgttttctggGAAATGTGTGTGTAAATAATTCTATGAATGAAAATGTAAGTGACTAATCTAATGGTTCATGTTGCATTGAGTTGTGTAGTTCTACAATGTGGTAATTTCTGTTGCTTGGTTCCATGAgattttgtgaaaattgtttCTGAATGTACAATCTTAATTGTGAGATCTCTTGTGCTGTTAATATTTTGGGCtgagaatgaaaaatttatagataGCTTTGAGGTTGAGTTTTTTAGAATGTGGTGATCATTGTAGTTTTGTTCCTTATGGTTTCTGTGTAATTGAGATAAATTATTGTTAATTGCTTGAAACTGTGATAGAACTGGGAGTTTGATGCCAATAAACCATGAACTGAATGTAAGGGATTCCTTACagattatataattattttttctgtgTAACTTAATgtaaattattgtttttgttttttttactagGAATGGATTCGAGTATTCCAAGGGACACATCTTTCACTAATCTTTTAGAAGATAGTTATGATGAATATATGTCAAGATCTTCACGTATAAGTGGTGAAGATAGTGTTCCACAAGCTTAAGCATTTAGCCAAATGTCTCCACCCCAAGTTGAATCCACAGCTAAGAAACTACAATGTGGTAGCAACTTCACCATACAAGAAGACGTGATTCTTGAGTCCGCATTTCTCAATGTCAACCAAGATGTAGTGCAAAGCACTAACCAAAAACGCACAACatattggtcaagaatttgggAGTATTACCACCAATGGAAGACCTTCACTTCTGAGCGTACGATGAGTTCTCTAATGAACCGATGGTCAACGATTCAACTTTGCACCAATAAGTTTTGTGGGTGTTTGGCACAAATTGAATCAAAGAATGAAAGTGGTAAGACTAATGAAGACAAGGTACATCTTATAAAGAAATTTGTGTTAATTTGCTAATTTGTTCCAACTATTTCAAGATAGTAACTATAAactatttgttaatttttcagcTTAATGCAGCAAAAGAGCTCTATCAAGTATTGCAACATACCAAATTTCAATATGAACATTGTTGGAATTTATTAAAGTACTCACCAAAATGGTTGGCTATTAGTAACAGTCagcaacccaaaaaaagagGGAGATCTGAGCCATCTTCACCTTCTAATCTAGAGTCAATAAGTTTAGAGGATGATGATATTCCACAGGTTCCAATTGTAAACTTGGAGAGACCACCAGGGGTGAAGGCCCaaaaagaaagattgaagaaacaAAAGTCCAGAGAAGGCACGACTTCACATATAGAAGACATATTGAATGTCATGATggatgaaagaagaaaaataagtgaGATGAAAATGGCTTGTATTGAGAAAGGACGTCTTGTAGACCAGGAGCATGATATGGCACGAATTCAACTTAAGgataaaaaacttgaaatagCAAGAATGAAGGAGGAAAATGAAATGGAGAAATTGAGAATGGAAAAgctgaaggaagaaaaagagcTTATGATGATGGATGTAAGTATGTTGTCTCCACTGCAGCAAGAATATATTCGTCAATGCCAAATGGAAATCCTTGAAAAATGAAGGTCTTGTTCTTAGACTATTATCATCATCAATGCTCTTATGTTGTATATGATTAAAAGAGCTCTTTAAACTTGTTTTGTATATTGGGtcactaatttttgttttgctacaaTATGATCTTGTTGCACTAATCATTTTGTTTTGCTACAATGTGATTCTATTGCACTATATACAAGGTGATCCTGTtgcattatatatgtatatctgtTTTCCCCTTCTGTTTTTCTGATGGTAATCTCCCCCCCCCCTCGCTTGAGGCAATTTCTAAGGGAGATGCCTCTGCTTGTAATCTTTCTTAGTCTTTTAATGAAATTGcagtttatataaaaaaaaaagggtggtgTTCAACCTTATTGTATTAAAGCTTTGATTgtgttgttgtgtgtgtgtgtgcgctgctgtgtgtgtgtgtgctgccCATATACAGGGgctgtgtgtgcgtgtgtgtgctgctgtgtgtgtgtgtgttgttgtgtgtgtgttgttgtgTCTATGCTGCCCAGAAAGTGCTGCTACTGTgtgtgttgttgttgtgtgtgtgtgtgtgtgtgtgtgtgtgtgtgtgctgtTGTGTCTATGCTGCCTAGAAATTGCTCTGTGTGTGTGCGttgctttgtgtgtgtgtgctgttgctgttgctgctgctgctgtgtgtgtgtgtgctgccCATATACAAGAGCTTTCATTCAGATTGTGTGTGTAgctttgaaaatattattgctgggagat contains:
- the LOC115949745 gene encoding glutathione S-transferase T3-like; amino-acid sequence: MSPPQVESTAKKLQCGSNFTIQEDVILESAFLNVNQDVVQSTNQKRTTYWSRIWEYYHQWKTFTSERTMSSLMNRWSTIQLCTNKFCGCLAQIESKNESGKTNEDKLNAAKELYQVLQHTKFQYEHCWNLLKYSPKWLAISNSQQPKKRGRSEPSSPSNLESISLEDDDIPQVPIVNLERPPGVKAQKERLKKQKSREGTTSHIEDILNVMMDERRKISEMKMACIEKGRLVDQEHDMARIQLKDKKLEIARMKEENEMEKLRMEKLKEEKELMMMDVSMLHDCHLGPIGPPDCVESQIRANDELVSDSVPEPSLDEPVGEEESERDEPRDRVSEGRERGGERQRLGEHGGVEVEQGDGAERNKEWETERQSEV